The following nucleotide sequence is from Saccharothrix texasensis.
TTCGACCTGGACGCCTTCCCGGCCCGGATGGACCTGGCCGCGCTCGGCCTGCCGCACGCGGTGCGCACGGGCGAGCCGGGCTACGCGTCGGTGCACGGCCGCGACTTCTGGTCCGACCTGGACGCGACCCCGCAGTACCGCGCGCACTTCGACCGGCTGATGGCCGGTCTCCAGGCGTCGACCGCGCCGCAGGTGGCCGAGCTCTACCCGTGGCCGGAGGTGGGTCTGGTGGCCGACGTCGGCGGCGGGTCCGGCGCGCTGCTGGCCGAGCTGCTGGCCGCGCACGGGCACCTGCGCGGGATGCTGGTGGACCGGGCCGAGCCGGTGGCCACCGCGGCGGCGCGGTTCGCCGGGACCGGCCTGGGCGAGCGGGTGGAGGCGGTCGAGGGCGACTTCTTCCAGCCCTTGCCCGCGGGCGCGGACGTCTACGTCGTCTCGCGCGTGCTGACCGACTGGAACGACGCCTCCGCCGCGACGATCCTGCGCCGTTGCGCCGAAGCGGCCGGCCCGGACGGACGAGTGCTCGTGGTCGAGGTGCTGCCCACCGAGCCGCACGTGCCGCACCTGTCGCCGTTCGACCTCCGGATGCTGGTGGAGGTGGGCGGCCGGGAGCGGGACCGCGCGGCGCACGACGCGCTCGCCGCGTCGGTCGGCCTGGCGCCGGCGCGGACGTTCGCGGGCTCGGATGGCCTGGCGCTCATGGAGTTCCGGGCGGCGTTGCGCTGATCGCCCTCTTGCCGCGCGATTCTCCGCGCCTTACCGTCACGCTGAGCGTCAAACCTGTCGCCTGTCGAAGGGCGGACGCGCATGACCGTTTCCGACTCACCGCAGCATCGGACTTTCCTCGACGGTCTGGCCCACAGCGAGTCGGGACGGCTCCTCCAGGAGGAGCTGCGCCGCCGTTGGCCGGAGACGACCGACGAGCTGGCCTCGATGGCGCGGTTCGCCCTGGTGCCGGCCGGGAAGCTGCTGCGCCCGCTGATGGCGCTGCACACCGCGCAGGCCGTCGGCGGCGACCCGCAGCGCGTCACCGCGGCCGTGCTCGCGCTGGAGTACGTCCACACCGCGACCCTCGTGCACGACGACATCATCGACGGCGACGACCTGCGCCGAGGCCGGCCCTCGGTGCACGCCGCCTACGGAGTCCCGAACGCGATCGTCGCGGGTGACGGCCTGATCTTCAGCGCCTTCGAGTCGCTTGTGGACGAGCCGTGGCCGGCCTCGCCGGCGCGCGTGGTGGCGGCGGTCGGCGAGCTGGCCGAGGTCGGCCGCGAGCTGTGCCGCGGCCAGGTGCTGGAGTCGCGCCTCGTCGGCGACCCGGAGGAGGGCGCGCGCTGGTACGAGGAGATGGTGCGCCTCAAGACCGGCGCGCTGTTCCGGGCCGCCTGCTACATCGGGGCGACGCTGGGCGGCGCGGGCGCGGACACCGGCACGATGATGGCCTCCTACGGCGAGAACGTCGGCATCGCCTTCCAGATCCGCGACGACCTGCTGGCCTTCGTCGCCACGCCCGAGCAGACCGGCAAACCCGGCGACAGCGACCTGCTCAACGGACGGCCCACCCTGCCGGTGCTGCTGGCCTACGAGGCGGCCGACGAGGCCGATCGGCGCGAGCTGCGGGACGTTCTGGGGCGCCGTGCCGCCCAGGAGGGCGACGTGCGGTGGGTCCGTGACCTGGTGGCCGCCTCCGGCGCGGTGGAGAGCGCGCACCGGCGGATGGTGTCCCACGTGGAGCTGGCGCTGGCCGGGCTGGCGGGGCTGCCGCCGTCGCCGCACGCGACCGCGCTGGCCGACATCG
It contains:
- a CDS encoding methyltransferase is translated as MAPENAGERLDALTDLVTPMAVRTAVTLRVPDLIAAGTTDLTALAQRCGADRDALGRLLRHLAHRDVFAEVSPDVFALTGLGELLRDRGDTGYGTRFDLDAFPARMDLAALGLPHAVRTGEPGYASVHGRDFWSDLDATPQYRAHFDRLMAGLQASTAPQVAELYPWPEVGLVADVGGGSGALLAELLAAHGHLRGMLVDRAEPVATAAARFAGTGLGERVEAVEGDFFQPLPAGADVYVVSRVLTDWNDASAATILRRCAEAAGPDGRVLVVEVLPTEPHVPHLSPFDLRMLVEVGGRERDRAAHDALAASVGLAPARTFAGSDGLALMEFRAALR
- a CDS encoding polyprenyl synthetase family protein, giving the protein MTVSDSPQHRTFLDGLAHSESGRLLQEELRRRWPETTDELASMARFALVPAGKLLRPLMALHTAQAVGGDPQRVTAAVLALEYVHTATLVHDDIIDGDDLRRGRPSVHAAYGVPNAIVAGDGLIFSAFESLVDEPWPASPARVVAAVGELAEVGRELCRGQVLESRLVGDPEEGARWYEEMVRLKTGALFRAACYIGATLGGAGADTGTMMASYGENVGIAFQIRDDLLAFVATPEQTGKPGDSDLLNGRPTLPVLLAYEAADEADRRELRDVLGRRAAQEGDVRWVRDLVAASGAVESAHRRMVSHVELALAGLAGLPPSPHATALADIARWTTSGAR